The genomic segment TAGAAACAAATAGCGCTAGTTTGAAAATGAGGCCATGTAGTTCAGCTAAGTAGGCTTCATTTGTCAGCACTGAAATAAATTGTAGCCATCAGAAGACACCACAATTGGCTTTTCACCTTCAGACTCACTTCGGCATTGCGAATTCTAAATCCCATAATGCTCGGTCGGGGCGCTACTGTTACTACTGGAGAAGCTGGATAAACCACAGATGGTAAAGGCAGATCAAAGAATAAGATAGCAAAATTTATAAATCTGAATAAGTTGAGGGGGAGTTTCTTGAAGGTTAGAAAATTTGCAGACCCGCAACTGTTGAATTTGGTCTTGGCCCAAGGGAAACTTGAGCACCAGGGGAAGTAGATGGCAAGGAAGCTCCTTGAAACAAAAACCAAATTAGTCGAGTATCAAAATAATGCTTATAAAAGTCGCTTGCTGGTTTTTCTTGCTTCATTCTTTACATTTTTCATTCTAATATTGTATGCCACCTTTTTAAGCATCAattatctattttttttcttaagtTTAGGAAAATAAATGTTGCATTAGACGTTTGGTTTTTTATTCCATTCATGTAAGAAAAAAAGAGAATGGAATTAAATAATTTGATTATGAACTGGCATTGAATTAAAGCAATCCAAAATCTTAGATTTCAAGATGGTGCTGCATCTTCTTTTCTGTAAATGCGAATGGACTGTATGGTCCTTCATTTATAGGAAGGAATTAAATAATAGTTTAACATACATACCTCCGCAAATAGAAGGGTCTATTTGGAGATTGCACAGCTGAGGCAACTCTAGAGCAAGCGTTGTGTTGATAGGAAACGAACTCAAGGCAGACGGGTCATTGAGGAATGGACAAAGGCAAGTAGGCTTCTGGCCGTAGAGTTGGTTAAGACTATCACAACATGACTGCACTGGTGAAGCTGCCACGCCTTGCATGAACGGCGCACATGGGGCTAAACTTAGCAAATTCGGCCCACGCTCAGCAATTGTGTTATGGGCAATGGTCTTTAGGGAAACACAATGGAGAAACACAAGAAAGAGCGATATGGGGAGAAGAGGGAGATGAAAAGGCATTGCACAAGTTAGGTCGGTAACGCAAGTTTTGCTTGTGAGTTTTGAGGCGAATTCGCCATTGATTTTCATGTTAGCTAAATAGACGAAGAGTGCATTAGTTGGGCATGAACTGCAGAGCCATGCAATAGGTGCATGATCTCTTGACACACTTTTGTATGACCTCTCTCAAGCTACTGTCTAGGTTTCACtacttttttttcatttctctGTTGTGTCTATCATTCATATTTTCTGGTAAAGAAAATGTGTGGGATATGAAGTTTAGCAAAACCAGACAGCTCATTTAAGTATCGGTAGAAATATTCATTCAGAATTTGTGtatcatagataaagatttgtcaTGCGTATTGATTATGAGAAGTTAAAAAAATCGCAACTCGTTTAAATTTGATACAACTTGTAGATAATTAAGAATATTACGAAAAATGATACAAAGAATGTCACAAAAAATTTGGATTCTTAAACCATACACATATGTGTGATTGATGAGGTTCTATTTCCACCTCAACTATTGTATTCTACTTCTTGCTACACCAATAAAACCTCTTTTTTCCTAATTAGTTGTTATTTCTTTGTTAGCCTTTATAAATCTTCCTATTTTTTtagagatttaaaaaaaaaatttgttccattaaatattaatagtcatcaatgacttaaaatatttaaatttgaatattaTACATAAAGATATTAATATCTTTAATGCAATAAGAAGATCGTCTGAATAAATAATTGTTGTCATAGAACCTTTTATTCTAATACATAAACTGGCCATAGATAGATGAACAAATCATAATTCTTTTCTAttctttataatttattttgattatcACCACTTTTAAGAATCATTAAATCCTATAAACGATAGATcattgtttcaaaaaaaaaattttgtgggCATAGATTTCTGGGTTTCTGGGAGGCTCAATTTTATGCTTTGGATCTACTGCTTGATGTattaagaaataaaattttaatatattttgatcttttaaattattgtttattAAGCAAAGattttaagatatgatttttaaattttcgatTATGCAGTAGATTTTAAGATATGGTTTTACGTAAGAGTTTAAATCTAATAAAATAGTCATCaagtaaatataataatatcttATGAGCCaaactttgaaaaaaaaatgtaaaccaaataattttttaaaaccgATCAAACATTCTTTAagatataaacaaatcacatcAAGTTTATCTTTAATTTATCTCCAAATTCGAATAGAATGCTTTTTATAtatctctctatatatatatattcttctATTGATTTTTCTTTCTCTCACGAACTTGGCCTAGATAAAAAACTTAGTTTCAACATGCAGCAGCAGACGATGATTAATCCGGTCACGGTGGGGCTTCGTTTCAATCCCACAGACACAGAACTCATGCTCCTTCTAAACAAGAAGATCAATAACCAGCCACTCACATGCGACTATATCCGCACCGTAGATGTTTACAAGTATAATCCGTGGGAGTTGGCCGGTACTTTCTTCTTTCTTCAGTCTGTATTGGATTAGATTATAAAATAGATTTGTGATATATTGTGTGGTGTGTGCATGATCGTGATCAGTGGGTGGATTGTAGAAATTTTGTTAGAATTAAGGAGGGCGGTTTACTTTGTTATATATGCTTGCATGTGTGTTTTGATGTTTTTTGACTAACTAATAAagaattttatgttttcaaaaaatatttttatctgttGCAGATACTAATACAAGTTGGGGGGATGATGGATTAATGTACTTTTTTACCCCGAGAGACCGGAAGTATATGAATGGCAGTCGACCGAACCGAGCCGCAGGTGATGGATTTTGGAAGGCAACGGCGATTCGTAAAAAATATGTGATAATAATGAATGTATTGGATTGAAGAGGACGTTGGTTTTTTACCAAGGGAAGGCCTCCAATGGAAAGAAGACTAACTGGATAATGCACGAGTACACTATTAACCAGCCTCCGAGACATCCGACGGGATCCATGAGGGTAAGAACTCTCTCAACATGTTTTTGTAAATATGGCCGGTCCTTTTTCCCGCAATTTTCTCAAGTCCGATCCATTCCGACATGTTTTTTTATGCCGTGTTTGTTCGCCACTTTTGCAGCTAGATGACTGCGTTCTGTGCCGGATTCGTGAGAGAAAACCGGCCGCCGCCGCTTCTGATTCTTGTAAAGCCATACACGAGACTTCTGAAAGTGAGAACCTGACATCCCACAAGCGTTCGAGAACTGAATCTGATCAGCAGCACGACGTTCCAGCGCAACACCATCTTCACCTACGACAGCCGGATCTTCCATTAATGCACCAACAGTTTCAGCAGCGACAGCCGGATCTTCCATTAATGCACCAGCAAAATCAAACTGCTCTGCAATACACGAGTCAGCAGCACGGTAGTGTTCCACAGCAACAACAAAATCAGCCTGGTGGAGAGCTCGATTATTCTGTCCAGAGAAGATTAGAAGAAATAGAACATTTTCTTATGGATGATCTAGAAAACGACGACGAAGGTGTACTGATCGACAACTAGTTTGAACGACTCTATCTTCGTGATCAAATCTTGGATTTAGCATTGCTGCCATAGTGCCCActtcataattattttatttgtaattttaaatttggAGTTATAACAAtttgtaaataaaattttgcttatattcatattattttaatatttaatgtgATTTTGATTAATGTAGTTTGCTTAGTTATACGTGTGATATTTGCATAAATTTTAATGAAACAATTGAATTTTACGAGAAGTGTTTCTTTAATCGTGTTTTATCAATTGCTCAACATTAATGATATTAGTTGAATCTTCGATTTTCTTGtctatctatatatatttcattttctctttgttgttattgttttccGACTTATTGATGTTCATGTTTTATGTCATTTTtggaaataaatttaaattattagttTCAATCAAATTTTAATAACTTGACTCATTTTCAATTTtggtattgaaaattttaattgaattttttttcactTAATTTTTAGGCATGCAAACTTATTTATGTATTTGTATGTAATAATAACTTCAACAAAAGTTAGTGTTATCCAGtggataaaataaattaactgtTTATCATGCTTTCATCTCTATTATTTTATTGCGATAAGCGTTTAGTAGCATTATTGTTGTCACCAtgatcatttcataaaattttatttatattaattcaatgTTTTTGTGATAGACcttaaattgaaaaatacaaaaagaattGAGGAGTTTCTAACTAAATTTTAAtagttatattttttaaaaaaatattattatatttatttgtgaAATAAAGATATTGGAAAGAAGGAATCATGCTGGGTGTCATTTAGattactttatatatatatatatatatatatatatatatatatatatatatatatatatatatgtatgtttaCACGTATGTGTGTAAAAAAAGAATAATCAAGAACAAGTCTACATAAAATTCAAGTGAAAAAGCGAAAAATTGAAAGGTAAAGTATTATCTTTCCTTAAGTAGTGAAAAATGctacaatataatatattagGAGATAAATAAATTATCAGTTATTATATAGTTGGTGGTTATAAATTATTAATGTATTTTCCAATTGAAGGTTACAAACATTTTTTCTGATTAGACATCTGCCCATGCATTATCTTTTGAAGGCTGCTCATGtaatgtcccgaaaatttgaaagtccacgtgaaccacatgcatgcaagttattaaatttctttggtattttattaaattgttttaaagcattaaatgcatgtttattttattaattcgtgattaattattttatgcataattattgcatggtagaatttaattcatgaaattttaaaagttcatgcgtTAGGGTTTCTAAGTGTATTTCACgttcgatcgaggaacggagaccggagaattctcagaaaaaatatttcattacatgatttatttttataaattaatataaggtgtttttaagggtatttttcaaaatgggatttgattgggtatttttacccgcatgattttatttttttaaatgtacgCAAATTTAATCGAATCGGGTGACGTTCTGAGGTTTCgacttatattttcaaaatattttcaacgcgaaatatttttcgggagtgcgtttggatttaacgggcctacttttaagctcaTTGGGCTTAaacatcttttaaaattttaattaacatGATTATTGTCCACTAATCTTCTAATTAACAATATCATTTAATCCTAAGCATCTCTTTACCTACCCGTAATCCCCCCATCAGCCGATCACCCCTTTTTCCATTCAAAAGCCTCTCGGTTTCATCAAATCTCAGCTGAATAATTCGGTCATCCTCCATTCTTGCAAAGGAAACTTTCGACTACACCAGTCTTGGCAAAGGATAAATCTTCTCGGGTCTCCCTCTTCTTGCTTTGTTCACCAAATCATCCCCAGGCACGCTTGTTACTTTGTTTTGCTTCATACACGTCAATATTACTGTTGTGTGTACGAACCTTCATGAAATCATTTGATCTAGTTAAGCACATGGataatatttcggtttttgcaccATTTCTATGCATTATATGTTATGTTATTCATATTTTCACGTTGAGTGCAAGGGGGCTGTCTCATGGCTTGCTGAATGGGTCCCTTTACTTGTAAGGTTGCTGTCTTTGGGTTGGGAACGATCTGTAGGGGGTGGGGACTAAAAACCGTGAGTTTACAGCAAGGGGGTTTGGATGGTTTCGGTGGATCGCGCGCAAAGGGGTAAGATCGGGCTGTGCATGTGCTCAAACCCAACCCAGCCATGTTTCAGACGGTGTAGAGCCTAGTGTGTTGTTAGGAGGGAGTCATGGAATTTTGGTTGAGGGAGAAGCTCGGTCTTCAGAGGCTTGGTGTGAGTTGGGAAGAAGGTGATAGTTTCGGCCGTTACGGGTGGTGCAGCAGCTGGTTGCTTGGGTTAGGCTTAGTTAAGAAGAGTAGTTAGGTCCTAATGGTGAGTGTTATCGGCTGAACAAGTGGTGGAGTGAGAGAGGACCGAAAGAAAATATGGTTTGGGGTGACATGTGTTGAGATGAGAGCAAGGGAAGGGGATGGCCGAGGGTGGCAAATTTCTTGGAAGTTTCAGCCGTGGTTTTAGGAGCTTGAGTACATGTTTTAGGAGCTTTAAGTGTATTTAAGATATGGTAAACAAATTGGGAAAAATTCGgtcaagtttcgagtcgattcgggttaaaatcgagacctcggtccaagttttaaaacgagtcggttaagttctgattttggctcgagtttacgtctaggaattcttataaatatgttttgggacattttaaggagtttggtaagtttcgggtcaattttagaggtccagggttgaaatgataattttcgggtttccaagggcaaaatggtcattttgcacccgggttgagattttggtcctgacagcgccctgagcacaaatttatgatattttaaatgtttatgcatcatgctcacgattttaagattttatgaagatATACGTCGCATGCTTGGATTTAAGAAAACTTGCAttggtgcatgatttttataagtgatgaaaatgataatgttttgaatgacgggaattagttgtggctatcgaagtatatgtaaatgtttaagatgtatatataaatgctgatgatgaggcctaggcacagtggatgggtaatcctgtcactgatgtccgacagccgccgggtaccgcaattctatgtatgatggatccatcgtaaatgatgatgtacgatagtcacctctaatgaactgaattcactgATGATAAATGAGGAACGATAGaagatgaatgatgaacgataaatgataaacgatgaatgatgaattaTGAATGATGATTATTGATGAGATGTTTTGACACATCATGATTtaacacgacacgtttatgttatgtttttaaagttcatgaaaggtatgttgagtatgatatttttcactgctgtgtgctatgtatatgtatttgctattaacggtgcaggtgtgttgagtctttagactcactgggcgtgtgtgatgcaggtgagcttaatgatgagggGACTGAAGGTGACGAACtatgagtaggcagacctgatgcggcgacacgacccgaggaccgcatattttccgcattataatTATTAGATTGAGTGGAGATGAATAATTtcctacgttgatgatttttaagattttgactGGTTCATGTTTACTTATGattttgggatgagtttggttattttaaactgcactatttttttactgtcaaatatttaagatcatttttaaatgttatatttttctgtacAACGCATGCATGAGAAacgtttaaatgttatttcgaaaatgtgagctttaaaaaaaaatatttccgcacttttaaaacggtagACGTTTCAGCTCATGTCATGTTCTCTAACAACTGTTCATGCCATGTGCTTTGTCAGCAGGCATGGCGACCCATATTGTGATGGTCTTGTCATGGGCACCGATTGTCAAGCTAGTGATTTCTAGTCGTGGTGACCCATACTGGCAGGCCTGTCTCCTAGCCATCGGCCCAATGGTAAGGACCTCGATCTGGAAAGATATTTTTCGATTATTAAGTGAGATGAACCCTGGTTAGGCGAGACGAACCCTAGTTGAGTGACTTGTACCCTGGTCAGGGAAGATGAACCCTGGTCGGGTGACCTAGACCTTAGTCGGGTGACCTGAATCTTGTCCGGACAAGATGAACCTTGGTTGAGGGAGATGAACTCTGGTCGGGTAACCTGAAACCTGGTCGACTGATCTGAATCTTGGTCAGGAGAGATAAACCTTGGTCGAAAGAGATGAACTCTGGTCGGGTGACCTAAACCTTGGTCGAGAAAGATGAACCCTAGTCGGACGAGATGACCCTGGTCTGGTGACCTGAACCCTGGTCGAGGAAGATGAACCCTTATAGGGCGAGATGACCCAAATCAGGTGACATGAACTTTGGTCGGCCAAAACGAACCCTAGTCAGGCGATATGACCTTGGTCAGGTGACCTGGCTCTTGGTCGGACGAGATGAACCTGATCAGGTGACTGAACCCTGGTCGAGGAAAATGAACCCGGGTTGGACGAGATAACCCTAGTTGGGCGACCTAAATCCTGGTTGAGCGAGATGAACCCTGGTCGGGCAATATGAATCCTAGTCAAGGAAAATGAACCTGGTCGGGTATCCTAAACCTTGGCTAACTTCTAACTGTGTTGTACTCAGTTTCTCGGGAGCAACTTGAAGTGTGATCATGCTTTAGTCCTTTCTTTCTGCTCGAGTCCAAGGATGACCCGGGCATTTCTAGGTCATCAACACTCTATCCTTAAATAGTGGGGTTAGAGTCTTACTCGCTGTCCAATTAGTCATGCTTGGACTCCGTCGAAAAGGCAGATAATTCTTGTTTTCCGATCGGCTCCGCTGTACTTGTTCTGCTattgatgaaaatattcattttctagCTCAATCAtttctgttggaacatttcatgttcgcagtcttgattttgatgttaaaaaaatttgatattttgtttctaatgatttaccgtAATGCGCGggaagctgaaactgatcagaattcgaactgatcagttaaacgagccgaaactgaagctatcgagatgctAACTGAAAACATCAACTTACagaacccagctgaccagttcaactgacgagtcaagtgatttcaccagcccaactgaagatcagttcaaatgaccagttaggaacatcaatttggaatcaatcagttgcagatcaagacaagttATCTTAATGGATTTTAGCTACACACAAGGGTACAAAAGCATCTGTACtatcaaaggtacaataatggacgttgcaggaAAGATAAAAGCCGAGAGATTCCTGGAGACATGTCAGTAAAGTCAAGACACATATATCAAGGAATGCATTTAAGCTGCAACGATCACTTGTGATGAATCTTGGAGTACGGTCTCAATGCCTCTATAAATGCAAGCTCAAGACCATCAGCAAACAGAGTTAACATAAGTGTGAAAAACAAAGAGGGCACGCATATTGCATaacagcttacaagaagcaatcatcccagagggaacacttcatcgtattatcagcttagattagaagcacaattccctcagtgtgtgagaacactttcgtgtagttttcagatatcagttttcacacactcacactcaccaccactcaaatacagtcttgcacaaagataataaacttgtgtatgtagtctttgacacacagatgttaaacaagtgttggctgaaaggtgatgccttcagtctagactaggagttcagttagaaaGTCGGTAAGTcttaagctgggtgggttattacacttgttgtaattaatcaaagtcttagatgtatccgaacatccataaacatatcttgtgttatttttgttaaaatGCTTGTTTTTgctcttaactgatttgatcagttcagctgatatcagttcagttctacATAtgactgaactgatataagccagaACTGATCCCATGTAGTTTTCAGTTACTCAGATGCACAGGATACAAAACATATCGGTGTtccttaacgaatgattatttcgagtgtcttccgcttggtttgaaaaaaccaaactcgatttaattaatcggtgtacacattcttagaacacgagctattgcagctcttggagaatattttgtttgaagcacctcacgGTGTCCAACAAGCGATCCtttaattggtatcagagctagctgttctaTGAAGGATatttgaaaaatgatattttaaaatatgtttcaaaatgttatttaaaatggatttaaaaatcctcttaaatattttatgcgtTTGCCATGAGAAGAGAAAAGGTTCTTGGCTCTGCAATtaacattgtagccacttctttCGACTCATTAACTTTGTTGTTTTAAGCAGCTTGCAGGGTTTTGAATTCAACTGACAGCAGAACAACTAAATTGTTCTgtggacaagatttcagttgttaGACTtactttaattgtggtgataagagtcaaaaccagtaggtgTTGATAGtaaaaatagagaaaaatataaatagcaGAAGCACTCGTATCGCTAAAACAGAAGCAGTATTTATCGAGTTTTTCTTAGCTAAACTTAACGTAGCAAAAGCAGAACGTAGCTAAATCAGAAGCAGAACATAACGTCTTTCCTTTGATCGTTACAAGTCTTCATGTTACCGTTACCTCTGATAGTACgagtattaattgcaccatttaaTGCTATATGAAGACATTTAACAcgccttactagttttggtataaaacaaaACTGATTATTCTTAAGCTTTCTGCATGTCCCTTTTGCGGTGATAAAGCTAATTCACTCagagtcaaagaagccgttttgtttataaAGGTTGGATTCAAGGTTTTGATATATTAAAGGATCAATCTAATATAGACGACaacgattattattaaaaggAACACATTCTCTCTCTATCATTCCAGCGTTGTTTTGAGGAATCAAGAACTACtctttatcttcaagctcaatatacagaaaagcagcacactctTTATAGCAGATATCTGATCCTCGGAGATCGTTTTGTGCTGCTGTTTCTTTATCTCTTCACAAGATATTCACCTTATTACTTCTTAcaaagaagagtttgtaatatggaaaagagtcttttccagaacattGTTGTATTCATTATATCGTGTTGTGAAACTAAGAatttcagtaggcgaagggtaagtcctattgaagtgggtgtgtacaagagttgtattgTAAAaaacaaagtcttttagtaatacCTTCTGAAAACAGAAGAAGGAGAGACGTAGAATATTttgtcttcgaacttccagaaacaactattgtctactgcctactgttttattgttttcacttcaaaccatcagatcgtttccgcacaagttattgtgatctgctggaaatATATTCGAACAAagtaagctataatctctaacaagaTTCTAGCACCTTTTGCAAATACGTCAAAgaaaggaacgagtttattcatccccctctaaactctaaatcgatccccaacaagtggtatcagagcaggttattcttgttctgaaaatctACAACAGAAATGACACATTTCAGCAAAGTCCCTATGTTATCAAAGGaggattttgatgattgaaagATTAAGATGCAAGCccatcttgcagcccaagacgatgatatgtggtttgtcatcacagatggtccctTGAAAATTCTAAAGCCTAATATAGCTATTGCTGATACTGAAGTTGCACcacaaatggttgaaaagcaAAGAAATGAATGGACAAGCGAGGACAAGAACAAAGAAAATCTAGACAATGTTGCTAAGGATATTCTTTACAAAACACTTGACAAGAATacattcagcaaaatcaaaatgtgtccTACAGCAAAAGAGATCTGGGAGAAACTCATCCAAATTTGTGAAGGAATTGAACAGACAAAGGAAAACAAGCTGTCCGTGGCAATGTAAAAGTTTGAAAATCTtaagatgaaagctggagaaactctaagCGAATTTGATGATTGATTCAGCAGCTTAGAAAATGAACTAGCAGCTTTGGGAAAGGAACTTGGCAATAGAGAAGTGACACTCaaagtgatgagagctttacccagggaaTGAGATGttaaacaatggctatgagagtctcaaAAGATCTGGACAAattggagctaca from the Primulina tabacum isolate GXHZ01 unplaced genomic scaffold, ASM2559414v2 Contig688, whole genome shotgun sequence genome contains:
- the LOC142534806 gene encoding non-specific lipid transfer protein GPI-anchored 10-like; this encodes MKINGEFASKLTSKTCVTDLTCAMPFHLPLLPISLFLVFLHCVSLKTIAHNTIAERGPNLLSLAPCAPFMQGVAASPVQSCCDSLNQLYGQKPTCLCPFLNDPSALSSFPINTTLALELPQLCNLQIDPSICGGASLPSTSPGAQVSLGPRPNSTVAASPVVTVAPRPSIMGFRIRNAEVSLKVKSQLWCLLMATIYFSADK